The Bacteroidales bacterium sequence CCCTGTATTTTGCAAAGCAATAAAATCAGATAACCAGAAATTAATTGTAGGGTTGTCAAATAATAAAGTTGTTGGATTCTGCACATTAACGATTAAAAATAGTCTTTGGCAAGGAGGCAATTTAGGATATATAGATGAATTAATTGTTGATGAAAACCATAGAGGATTAGGTATAGGACATAAGTTGATAGATGAAATTACGACGATTGCAAAAAACAACCATTGCAAAATAATAGAACTTGATTCAGCTTTTCATAGAAAAGAAGCCCATTTGTTTTACGAGAATTTAAAATATGAAAGCCGGGCATATTTATTCTCAAAAAGAATCAACTAAAATTGAGTAAATACATGAAGAAAACATGGATTTTATTTGCAATATTCCTGATACTAAACCAATACATCATGGCGCAAGACAATGAAAATAAAGAAATTAAATATCTTCAAGATGATAGTATCAAACTTTGCTATCATGATACCGGTTCCGGCAATACAACTATTGTTTTGGTTTCCGGATTGACATTCGGTTTGGAAACCTGGAAAAGTTTTCAGGAGCGGTTATCAAAATATGCCAGAGTTATTTCTTATGACAGAAATGGCCTTGGAAATTCGGTCTATATTCCGGGCAGTAAGAACATCGGTTCAATGATCGGAGAGTTAGGCACGATCATGCATAAGCCTGATATAAATACTCCTGTTATTTTAGTTGGCCATTCCATAGGTGGCCATATCGTTAAAAAATACACGGAATTATTCCCGGAGAAAGTTAAGGCGCTTTTTTTAATCGATGCCTTCCATGAACGGTTTTACAAAGAGCTTAAAGATGCTGTAACCGAAAAAATGTGGATCGATTATGTCAGTAACTGGGAAAGTATAAGAAAAAATGCGCCTTCCGGAGTTTCTGACGAGATAGGTTTTAACCTGGAATTGATGAAATCTGACGAAAGATATCCTGTACCTTCGGATATTCCGGTATATTTATTTACGTCCATTAAAGAAACAGAGATCGAAGAAAAGTTTGTCGAATTTAATAAAATAGCTTTTAAGGTCCATCTCAGGCTAAATAATCAGTTAGAAAAGGAATACAAAAACATTCACCACTTAATCACTGATAACAGTTCACATTTCATATATCTTGATGAACCTGAGCTGATTGTGGATGAGATATTAAAACTGGTTGATAATTGAAACCCGTATACTCGGAAACAGCATTTCAAAAACTCAACCTTGCTGTGTCATCGTTTCGGTCCGTCAAGGGACAGAATTTTAGCACCATAAATCATACGAATCACAAATGCAGAAATTTGTACATAAGTTCCGAAACACGCCTTATAACAGACTACTTGATAAATGCTGGTATTTTGTCGGAGTATGATACCTGAGTGAAATTTAACTTTTTCTCCAACAGGCAGTATCAATTCGTGGAATAGATTACTTCGGAATCTGTATGAAGACGGCTTCCTGTCGAAGTATACAAATTCTTCACTCCATTTTTGTAGGCAATATATTTACCATCAGACATCAACTCAATTTTATCGAATTCGCACTTCAGGATTGAAGCACCATGAGAGTAGTAAACGCCCTTCAAGTTGCCCTTACGAACCCAGAATTTTCCATTTACGGTCTTAATTTCGTCGAACTCGCATGACAAGATTCGAGCGCCATGTGAATAATAAACACCATTTAAATCGCCCTTACTTACCCAGTATTTCCCGTCTATGTTCTTAATTTCATCAAACTCGCAAGGCAGAATCCTTGCACCATGTGAATAATAGATTCCTTTAAGACCGTTTTTGCTTACCTGGTATTTCCCATCAATCATCTTGATTTCGTCAAACTCGCAAGGCAGGATCCTTGCACCATGCGAATAGTAGATCCCTTTAAAGCCATCTTTACTCACCCAGTATTTCCCATCAATATTCCGGATTTCGTCAAACTCGCAAGGCAGGATCCTTGCGCCATGTGAATAGTAAATCCCTTTAAGGCTGCCTTTACGAACCCAGTATCTACCATCAATCATCTTGATTTCGTCAAACTCGCAAGGCAGTATCTTTGTGCCATGTGAATAGTAAATCCCTTTGAGGCCATCTTTATTCACCAAAAATCTCCCGTCAGAGTATTCTATCTTATCGAAATTGCAGGGTACAACAGATGCAAACAGATATATGTTATTCTTTTTACCTATTCCTTTCTTGACAAGGTAA is a genomic window containing:
- a CDS encoding GNAT family N-acetyltransferase; this encodes MKDFQIRACTDDDCKYVFELLKQLWPDIQLDYETIYPVFCKAIKSDNQKLIVGLSNNKVVGFCTLTIKNSLWQGGNLGYIDELIVDENHRGLGIGHKLIDEITTIAKNNHCKIIELDSAFHRKEAHLFYENLKYESRAYLFSKRIN
- a CDS encoding alpha/beta hydrolase, producing the protein MKKTWILFAIFLILNQYIMAQDNENKEIKYLQDDSIKLCYHDTGSGNTTIVLVSGLTFGLETWKSFQERLSKYARVISYDRNGLGNSVYIPGSKNIGSMIGELGTIMHKPDINTPVILVGHSIGGHIVKKYTELFPEKVKALFLIDAFHERFYKELKDAVTEKMWIDYVSNWESIRKNAPSGVSDEIGFNLELMKSDERYPVPSDIPVYLFTSIKETEIEEKFVEFNKIAFKVHLRLNNQLEKEYKNIHHLITDNSSHFIYLDEPELIVDEILKLVDN
- a CDS encoding WG repeat-containing protein, translated to MNRSFLILTCCFLMYTATMTVRAQSGDNAHYYREFQVTLNDGKYGLLFRDEVVVPSEYDTIIAQKDNRGFISKQGDKYGFIGVGVTNYIPASNADNISWQDWNYLVKKGIGKKNNIYLFASVVPCNFDKIEYSDGRFLVNKDGLKGIYYSHGTKILPCEFDEIKMIDGRYWVRKGSLKGIYYSHGARILPCEFDEIRNIDGKYWVSKDGFKGIYYSHGARILPCEFDEIKMIDGKYQVSKNGLKGIYYSHGARILPCEFDEIKNIDGKYWVSKGDLNGVYYSHGARILSCEFDEIKTVNGKFWVRKGNLKGVYYSHGASILKCEFDKIELMSDGKYIAYKNGVKNLYTSTGSRLHTDSEVIYSTN